GCTGCGGACCCAGATACGAACCGCTCAGCAGGGCTCCATTCCATTCGCGTGGACTGGGTCCGAAGACCGCGCGCCACCACTGGTTAGTCGAGCTTGCCTGCTGCCGGTCTGACCTGTCAGTGCATCTTCTGTGTGTCGTCGTGCATGGAAGTTGGAGACTCAGCTCGGCATGGTGGCGCCGGGCTTGAGGCTGATGTGATGGGGATCGAAGCGCTCGCCGCGGGTCATGACGGCCCAGAGGATGCGGGCGTTCTTGTTGGCCAGGGCGACGACCGCCTTCTGCCAGCCCGAGCGCTCCTTGAGGGCCAAGACCCAACGCGAGATCGGATCGCTACGCGTGTGGGCGGTGTTGACCACGGATTTGGCGCCCTGGATCAGCAAGGTCCTCAGATAGGCATCGCCGCGCTTGGTGATGGTGCCCAGGTGAGGCTTGCCACCGCTGGAGTGCTGCTTGGGCACTAGACCCAGCCAGGCGCTGAACTGGGCTCCACTCTTGAATTGTCTGAAGTCCCCGACTGTGGCGACGGCCGCTGATGCGCCAACGGGGCCGATGCCCATGAGCTGCCCGGCGCGACGCACCTCCGGGTTCTCCTGCTCATGCGCGGCCAGTCGCTCGTCGCACCAGGCTAGGTGCTCGTCCAGCTCACGCCACTGCGCCTGCGCCCGGCGAAGCGTCATGCGGGCCAAGCCATTCATCTCGTTGGCGCCGTCCTCCAGCAGCTCGTCCAGCACCAGGCGCAGGGCTCTGGATCCATTGGGCACGGCGACACCGAACTCCAGCAGCAGGCCGCGAATGCGATTGATGCAGGCCGTGCGGTCCGCCTTGAGGCCTTCGCGCAAGCGATGCACGCACAGCAAGCTCTGCTGCTCGACGCTCTTGACCGGAACAAAGCGCATGTGAGGGCGGCTCGCCGCCTCGCAGATGGCCGCAGCGTCGTTGGCGTCGTTCTTGCCGCAGTGGCCCTCGGCGCGATAGGGGGCGGCCAGGTGAGCCGAGATGATGCGAGCATCCAGCCCCATCGCGCGCAGGGCCCGGGCCCAGTGATGTGCGCTGGAGCTGACCTCCATCACCACCATGCAGCCGACCTGCAACAGCGCACACCAAGCCAGGAACTTGTCGCGGGCCAGCGCCCGGTTCGTCAGCACGCGGCCACCGCCGTCAACGGCGTGCACTTGGATGACTCGCTTAGAGAGATCCACGCCTACGCGCACCGCTGGAACTTGGGTATTCTTGTCCATGGACTTCCCCTTTCGAAATGGCTGCAGATTGATGACCAACACCACCAATCTTGGCGCTTTGACGCCGTTGCCTGAAGGTGGGAAGTCCCTTCGCATTCTCAAGCGGACCGCCTGTGGCGCCCGCTGAATGCCAACGCTAGCTTCCACAAGAATCCACGTCACGCCACACCAATGCCGCTGCATATCGGAATTGTTGCTTGTTCGGCCGAGGGGGCAGCGCTTTGCTATCGAACCATCTGTTCAGAGGGAGCCGCACTGCTCGGGCAACATGCCCACCCTGAAGTCTCGATGCACACGCCATCGCTCGCTGACTATGTGAGTTGCCTTGAGCGGAAAGATCTGCAAGGTGTTGGCGAATTGATGCTGACTTCAGCCCGAAAATTGGCGCGGGCAGGGGCCGATTTCCTCATCTGTCCTGACAACACGATCCACCAAGCCTTTTCCTACGTCGAGCCTCGCTCTCCGCTGCCCTGGCTGCACATCGCCGAGGTTGTGGCACTGGCAGCCGCTGAACGCGGATGCAGGCGCCTCGGCCTGACGGGCACTCGCTGGCTTGTTGACAGCGCGGTCTATCCTGAAAAGCTAGCAGCGCAAGGCCTGCAGTGCGTCAAGCCAGACATTCCTGAGCGGGATGAAATGGACCGCATCATCATGGACGAACTTGTTTGCGGGACGATCAAACCGGAAAGCATCGCTTACTTCCAGTCGGCTATCCACGGTTTCAAAGAGCAGGGTTGCGATGCCGTCATACTCGGATGCACGGAGATTCCACTGATCGTGAACGCCGAGAACTCCGCCTTGCCAACGTTGGACTCGACACCTTTGCTCGCACGAGCCGCGCTTCGACGAGCACTGCACACAGGTGACGCACAGTAGCGGCTAGACCTCGCCAGAAGCTTCAATGCGCCCCACCCGCATCCACCGCCGCCGCGCCCGCCGCTAACTTCGGCGGCCGACGGGTCAGCCAGATGCCGGCGATCAGCAGCAGGAAGATGGCGGCCGAGGCCAAGAAAATGTCGTCTGCTGCACGGGTGAAGGCCTGCTGGTCGATCAGACGGTTGATCTGGAAGGCCGCTTGCTGGGGCGTCAGGCCCGCCGTCTGCAGCCCAGCCAAAGCTTCGGTGGCGACCGGGTCGCCTTGCGCCAGACGCTCCACCATGTGCTGGTGGTGCAAGGTGGCGCGGCTTTCCCAGAGCGTGGTCGAGATGGAGGTGCCCATGGCCCCGGCGGTGATGCGCACGAAGTTGGACAGGCCGGCGGCGGCGGGCAGGCGGTCGGGCGTCAGGCCGCTCAGGGTCAGCGTGGTCAGCGGGATGAAGAAGCAGGCCAGGGCTGCACCTTGCAGAATCGTCGGCACCATGATGGTGGCGAAATCGGTCTGCGTGGTGAAGTTGGAGCGCATCCACAGCACCAGGGCGAACATCAGGAAGGCAAAGGTGCCGATCTTGCGCGGGTCCACCCGGGCCACGTTCTTGCCCACCACGG
This region of Paucibacter aquatile genomic DNA includes:
- a CDS encoding IS110 family RNA-guided transposase: MDKNTQVPAVRVGVDLSKRVIQVHAVDGGGRVLTNRALARDKFLAWCALLQVGCMVVMEVSSSAHHWARALRAMGLDARIISAHLAAPYRAEGHCGKNDANDAAAICEAASRPHMRFVPVKSVEQQSLLCVHRLREGLKADRTACINRIRGLLLEFGVAVPNGSRALRLVLDELLEDGANEMNGLARMTLRRAQAQWRELDEHLAWCDERLAAHEQENPEVRRAGQLMGIGPVGASAAVATVGDFRQFKSGAQFSAWLGLVPKQHSSGGKPHLGTITKRGDAYLRTLLIQGAKSVVNTAHTRSDPISRWVLALKERSGWQKAVVALANKNARILWAVMTRGERFDPHHISLKPGATMPS
- a CDS encoding aspartate/glutamate racemase family protein, with product MPLHIGIVACSAEGAALCYRTICSEGAALLGQHAHPEVSMHTPSLADYVSCLERKDLQGVGELMLTSARKLARAGADFLICPDNTIHQAFSYVEPRSPLPWLHIAEVVALAAAERGCRRLGLTGTRWLVDSAVYPEKLAAQGLQCVKPDIPERDEMDRIIMDELVCGTIKPESIAYFQSAIHGFKEQGCDAVILGCTEIPLIVNAENSALPTLDSTPLLARAALRRALHTGDAQ